The following coding sequences lie in one Campylobacter concisus genomic window:
- the pglA gene encoding N,N'-diacetylbacillosaminyl-diphospho-undecaprenol alpha-1,3-N-acetylgalactosaminyltransferase: protein MARIGFLSHADMSIHFFRRPIMQALKDMGHEVFAIAPKGNFTDELAKSFHSVTYELDKASLNPLTVINNSKKLSQILGELNLDLLQTGAHKSNVFGTFAAKNAGIKHVINLVEGLGSFYIDDDIKIKAVRFVMESLYKFSFAKADACVFVNDSDADYMISKNLIDKSKVYRIKSVGVDTIKFDPAITQAADLGDKKVILMIARAMWHKGVREFYEAAEILNGYRNCEFVFVGEGFSGNKSTADESFLKGGKVRYLGARNDIPQLLKASYLLALPSYKEGFPRTVLEAMSMAKAVVASDVTGCNEAVKDGYNGLLCKVKDANDLAGKIKILLDDEALCARLGQNGRSWAVSEFDEKQIAKRYIEIYRKFIDV, encoded by the coding sequence ATGGCAAGGATAGGGTTTTTAAGCCACGCTGACATGAGTATACACTTTTTTAGGCGTCCAATAATGCAGGCTTTAAAAGATATGGGGCATGAAGTTTTTGCTATCGCTCCAAAGGGAAATTTTACTGATGAGCTTGCTAAAAGCTTTCACTCCGTTACCTACGAGCTTGACAAAGCCAGTCTAAATCCACTAACTGTGATAAATAACTCAAAAAAACTTTCTCAAATTTTAGGTGAGCTAAATTTAGACCTGCTTCAAACTGGCGCTCACAAGTCAAATGTCTTTGGCACGTTTGCCGCTAAAAACGCTGGCATAAAGCACGTGATAAATTTGGTTGAAGGTCTTGGCAGCTTTTATATCGATGATGATATTAAGATAAAGGCAGTGCGTTTTGTCATGGAGAGTCTTTATAAATTTTCCTTTGCTAAGGCTGATGCCTGCGTATTTGTAAACGACTCGGACGCTGATTATATGATTTCAAAAAATTTGATAGATAAAAGTAAAGTGTACCGCATAAAAAGTGTCGGCGTTGATACTATCAAATTTGACCCAGCCATCACGCAGGCGGCTGATCTTGGCGATAAAAAGGTGATTCTCATGATCGCAAGAGCCATGTGGCACAAGGGCGTTCGTGAATTTTACGAGGCAGCTGAAATTTTAAATGGCTACAGAAACTGCGAATTTGTCTTTGTGGGCGAGGGCTTTAGTGGCAACAAATCAACCGCAGATGAGAGCTTTTTAAAAGGTGGTAAAGTACGTTATCTTGGCGCTAGAAACGACATACCACAGCTGTTAAAGGCTTCTTACTTGCTAGCACTTCCTAGCTACAAAGAGGGCTTTCCAAGAACGGTTTTAGAGGCGATGAGTATGGCTAAAGCAGTCGTTGCTAGCGATGTTACAGGCTGCAATGAGGCAGTAAAGGACGGCTACAACGGACTTTTATGCAAGGTAAAAGACGCAAATGATCTTGCTGGAAAGATAAAAATTTTGCTTGATGACGAAGCACTTTGTGCTAGACTTGGGCAAAACGGCAGAAGCTGGGCGGTTAGCGAGTTTGACGAGAAGCAAATCGCAAAAAGATATATAGAAATTTATAGGAAATTTATAGATGTATAG
- the pglJ gene encoding N-acetylgalactosamine-N,N'-diacetylbacillosaminyl-diphospho-undecaprenol 4-alpha-N-acetylgalactosaminyltransferase, whose product MKKLAVFLYSMGPGGAERNVANLLPFLIKRYEVHLILMSKVIAYEIPSEVQIHFIENSDPYENGLKKLARLFLAMPMLAFKYKKLCQNLGIDTQFVLMNRPCYIAGLARILGLKARLVISERSCPSILYKNDLSGRVNKFLLTHLYKKADLILANAAGNKEDLVRNFGMSETKTKVLYNALDLKTINLLKDEPLEDDFKPFFINIGRLDSGKNQAMLIKIIASINDHRATLGILGKGPLKDELQNLIDKLNVGERVKLLGTDKNPFGHIKNASCLLCASRFEGFSNVLLEALACEKTIISTEHKSGAKELLGESEFGILVPVDDENAMKEAMIKVLNTPEIRQNFEKVAYNRAKFFDSENIASKLINFLENPNE is encoded by the coding sequence CGATGGGACCTGGTGGGGCTGAGCGAAATGTGGCAAATTTACTGCCATTTTTGATCAAACGTTATGAAGTTCATCTCATCTTAATGAGCAAGGTCATCGCCTATGAGATCCCAAGCGAGGTGCAGATCCACTTTATAGAAAACAGCGATCCTTATGAGAACGGGCTAAAGAAGCTTGCAAGGCTCTTTTTGGCAATGCCAATGCTTGCCTTTAAGTATAAAAAACTTTGTCAAAATTTAGGCATAGACACGCAGTTTGTGCTTATGAACCGCCCTTGTTATATTGCTGGGCTTGCTAGAATTTTAGGGCTAAAGGCTAGGCTAGTTATCAGCGAGCGAAGCTGTCCGTCGATCCTATATAAAAACGATCTAAGCGGGCGAGTTAATAAATTTTTACTCACTCATCTTTATAAAAAAGCTGATCTAATTCTCGCAAATGCAGCTGGCAATAAAGAGGATCTGGTGCGAAATTTTGGCATGAGTGAGACTAAAACAAAGGTGCTTTATAACGCCCTTGATCTAAAAACTATAAATTTGCTAAAAGATGAGCCACTTGAGGATGATTTTAAGCCATTTTTCATAAACATAGGCCGCCTTGATAGCGGTAAAAATCAAGCCATGTTAATAAAAATAATCGCATCTATCAACGACCATCGAGCCACGCTTGGCATCCTTGGCAAAGGACCTTTAAAGGACGAGCTACAAAATTTAATCGACAAGCTTAATGTAGGCGAGCGAGTAAAGCTTCTTGGCACTGATAAAAATCCTTTTGGGCACATAAAAAATGCCTCTTGCTTGCTTTGCGCTTCGCGTTTTGAGGGCTTTTCAAATGTCTTGCTTGAAGCACTTGCATGCGAGAAAACTATCATCTCGACCGAACATAAGAGTGGCGCAAAGGAGCTTTTGGGCGAGAGTGAGTTTGGTATTTTGGTACCAGTTGATGACGAAAATGCGATGAAAGAGGCGATGATAAAGGTGCTTAATACGCCTGAAATAAGGCAAAATTTTGAAAAGGTTGCGTATAATCGGGCTAAATTTTTTGATAGTGAAAATATAGCGAGCAAGCTTATAAATTTTTTGGAAAATCCTAATGAATAA
- a CDS encoding STT3 domain-containing protein, translating into MNKNLFFKNYSLYLMIFVAVLFSVVCRLYWVFWASEYPVFFWNNELMISTNDGYAFAEGARDMLAGFHQENDLSYYGYPLSTLTYWIVKFLGVKLETAMIYMSVFFSSLVAMPVILIANEYKLKFAGFIAALLAVIANSYYNRTMAGYYDTDMLIIPLSVFVVWGLVRVLEKKDTNSLIIAPLSALIYMWWYASAFSLISILTGLFLLYTLIFDRKNPLFYLEISLLLLAISNLDLTLKFIAIIAIYAFCLFKKEVINLKIALGILAFVFIVFVIRGGLNPIIFQLKFYVFRDAPEVGGMSFHFFNVNQTIQESSIVDFTLFCERISANIITFLISLAGVALFCYKHRSFAVSLGMLALGFLAFKSGLRFTIYAVPIMALGFGYLVEFILSNLKLKGAVLNLARAFITMLALTPALIHIYGYKAEPVFVHKEVEILNKLKGIAGREDYVVAWWDYGYPIRYYSDVKTLIDGGKHLGRENFAVSFALGSDEMSSANMARLDVEYTERNFKERFNGNLAQILKERNASIDQFFSDIKEANFSLPAKTRDIYYYLPDRMLGIFPTILQFSKIDLKSGKNLNNGLFIVTRAISQNENGIRLNGGFTLTSDVTNLIYDGNILPLKSFIETDYNEAGKLNVKEYKNNESSNISVIFMRDYGRFIILDESILNSAYIQLFVLERYDPKIFEPVILDGAAKIYKLKR; encoded by the coding sequence ATGAATAAAAATTTGTTTTTTAAAAATTACTCTTTATACTTGATGATATTTGTCGCAGTCCTTTTTAGCGTGGTTTGTAGGCTCTACTGGGTCTTTTGGGCGAGTGAATATCCGGTATTTTTCTGGAACAACGAGCTAATGATCAGCACAAACGACGGCTACGCATTTGCCGAGGGCGCAAGGGATATGCTGGCTGGCTTTCACCAAGAAAACGACCTTAGCTACTACGGCTATCCGCTTTCCACACTTACTTACTGGATCGTAAAATTTCTAGGCGTTAAGCTTGAGACGGCGATGATTTATATGAGCGTATTTTTCTCATCGCTTGTCGCTATGCCAGTCATCTTGATCGCAAATGAGTATAAGTTAAAATTTGCTGGCTTTATCGCTGCACTTCTTGCAGTGATCGCAAATAGCTACTACAACCGCACAATGGCAGGTTACTACGACACCGACATGCTCATCATCCCGCTTAGCGTCTTTGTCGTTTGGGGACTTGTTAGGGTGCTTGAGAAAAAGGACACAAATAGCCTAATAATAGCGCCTTTAAGCGCACTTATTTATATGTGGTGGTATGCGAGCGCATTTTCGCTTATTAGCATTTTAACTGGGCTATTTTTACTTTACACGCTCATTTTTGATAGGAAAAATCCACTTTTTTACCTTGAAATTTCGCTGCTTTTGCTTGCTATCTCAAATCTTGATCTAACGCTTAAATTTATTGCTATCATCGCTATTTATGCGTTTTGTCTTTTTAAAAAAGAGGTGATAAATTTAAAAATTGCTCTTGGTATTTTGGCATTTGTTTTTATTGTTTTTGTAATTCGTGGCGGACTAAATCCGATTATTTTTCAGCTTAAATTTTACGTCTTTAGAGATGCGCCTGAAGTTGGAGGCATGAGCTTTCACTTTTTTAATGTCAATCAAACCATCCAAGAGTCAAGCATCGTTGATTTTACGCTATTTTGCGAGAGGATCAGCGCAAATATCATCACATTTTTGATCTCACTTGCTGGCGTTGCTCTTTTTTGCTACAAACACCGCTCATTTGCCGTCTCGCTTGGCATGCTTGCACTTGGCTTTTTAGCATTTAAAAGTGGCCTTAGATTTACTATTTATGCTGTGCCTATTATGGCGCTTGGCTTTGGCTATTTGGTGGAGTTTATACTTTCAAATTTAAAGCTAAAAGGAGCGGTACTAAATCTTGCGAGAGCCTTTATAACCATGCTTGCTCTTACTCCAGCGCTCATTCATATCTATGGTTACAAGGCTGAGCCAGTTTTTGTACACAAAGAGGTTGAAATTTTAAATAAGCTAAAAGGTATCGCAGGACGCGAGGACTACGTGGTTGCGTGGTGGGACTATGGATATCCGATCAGATATTACAGCGATGTTAAGACGCTCATTGACGGCGGAAAGCACCTTGGGCGTGAAAATTTTGCCGTGAGTTTTGCGCTTGGAAGCGATGAGATGAGCTCGGCAAATATGGCAAGGCTTGATGTTGAGTACACAGAGCGAAATTTTAAAGAGCGATTTAATGGCAATTTGGCTCAAATTTTAAAAGAGAGAAATGCAAGCATCGATCAGTTTTTTAGCGATATAAAAGAGGCAAATTTTAGCCTGCCAGCAAAGACAAGAGATATTTATTACTATCTTCCAGATAGGATGCTTGGTATTTTTCCGACCATTTTGCAATTTAGCAAGATCGATCTAAAAAGTGGTAAAAATTTAAACAACGGCCTTTTTATCGTCACAAGAGCGATCTCTCAAAATGAAAATGGCATTAGACTAAATGGTGGTTTTACGCTCACAAGTGATGTCACAAATTTAATCTATGATGGCAACATCTTGCCTCTTAAATCTTTCATAGAGACTGATTATAACGAGGCTGGCAAGCTAAATGTCAAAGAGTATAAAAATAACGAAAGCTCAAATATTTCTGTCATTTTTATGAGAGATTATGGCAGGTTTATCATCCTTGATGAAAGTATTTTAAATAGCGCATACATCCAGCTTTTTGTGCTTGAAAGGTACGATCCAAAAATTTTTGAGCCAGTCATACTTGATGGGGCGGCAAAAATTTATAAATTAAAGAGGTAA
- the pglC gene encoding undecaprenyl phosphate N,N'-diacetylbacillosamine 1-phosphate transferase gives MYRNFLKRVIDILGALCLLILTSPIIVATAIFIYFKVSRDVIFTQARPGLNEKIFKIYKFKTMSDERDANGELLPDEQRLGRFGKLIRSLSLDELPQLFNVLKGDMSFIGPRPLLVEYLPIYNETQKHRHDVRPGITGLAQVNGRNAISWEKKFEYDVYYAKNLSFMLDVKIALQTIEKVLKRSGVSKEGQATTEKFNGKN, from the coding sequence ATGTATAGAAATTTTTTAAAAAGGGTGATTGACATTTTGGGGGCACTATGTTTGCTCATCTTAACATCGCCTATTATCGTAGCAACGGCGATTTTTATCTATTTTAAAGTAAGCCGCGATGTCATTTTTACGCAGGCAAGACCAGGTCTTAATGAGAAAATTTTTAAAATTTATAAATTTAAAACAATGAGCGACGAGCGTGACGCAAATGGTGAGCTCTTGCCAGACGAGCAGCGTCTTGGTAGATTTGGCAAACTGATCCGCTCGCTTAGCCTTGATGAGCTGCCACAGCTCTTTAATGTGCTAAAAGGAGACATGAGTTTCATCGGACCAAGGCCGCTTTTGGTTGAGTATCTGCCCATCTATAACGAAACACAAAAGCACCGCCACGACGTACGTCCAGGTATCACAGGCCTAGCGCAGGTAAATGGCAGAAACGCCATAAGCTGGGAGAAAAAATTTGAGTATGATGTCTATTACGCTAAAAATTTAAGCTTTATGCTTGATGTAAAGATTGCCTTACAGACCATCGAAAAGGTGCTAAAACGAAGTGGCGTCAGCAAAGAGGGGCAGGCTACGACGGAGAAATTTAATGGCAAAAACTAA
- the pglD gene encoding UDP-N-acetylbacillosamine N-acetyltransferase: MAKTKKIYIYGASGHGLVVADIARSNGYDEIVFLDDASECKFSPELEKADIIIAIGENKTRQKISKKVEAAGFEIVNLVHKSAVVSESAVIEKGVVVMPNAVINAKARIKEGAIINSGAVIEHECDIGKFAHISPNAALAGNVSVGEFTHVGIGSSVIQGISIGKNCIVGAGSVVVRDIKDGTKAYGVPACERAKI; this comes from the coding sequence ATGGCAAAAACTAAGAAAATTTACATCTACGGCGCGAGTGGGCATGGTCTTGTGGTCGCTGACATCGCTAGAAGCAACGGCTATGATGAGATAGTTTTTTTAGATGATGCTAGCGAGTGTAAATTTAGCCCAGAGCTTGAAAAAGCCGATATCATAATAGCCATTGGCGAAAACAAAACTAGGCAAAAGATCAGCAAAAAAGTAGAGGCTGCTGGCTTTGAGATAGTAAATTTAGTCCATAAAAGTGCGGTTGTGAGCGAAAGCGCTGTAATAGAAAAAGGTGTAGTTGTCATGCCAAATGCCGTGATAAACGCAAAAGCTCGCATAAAAGAGGGTGCTATCATAAATTCTGGCGCAGTCATAGAGCATGAGTGCGACATAGGTAAATTTGCTCACATCAGCCCAAATGCAGCCCTTGCTGGAAATGTTAGCGTGGGCGAATTTACGCATGTTGGCATTGGCTCAAGCGTCATTCAAGGCATAAGCATCGGCAAAAACTGCATCGTTGGTGCTGGAAGCGTGGTTGTTAGAGATATAAAAGATGGCACAAAGGCGTATGGCGTGCCTGCATGCGAGCGCGCTAAGATATAA
- the pglE gene encoding UDP-N-acetylbacillosamine transaminase, with the protein MDRVFLSPPNMSGKEQEYIKKVFESNYIAPLGEYVNKFEESIKSYTGAKDALALSAGTAALHLALRVLGVKEGDFVLASSFTFMASVSPILYEKATPVFIDCDESWNLSPELLKKAISNLPKKPKVLVVTHLYGQASKMKEICEICQNEGIALVEDAAEALGGFYGGKALGTFGVMGAYSFNGNKIITTSGGGMLVGDKEFVEKARFYSTQAREPLLHYEHKDYGYNYRLSNVLGAIGVAQMEVLEKRVEQKRRVFEIYEKELGDVLEFMPELPNSSGNRWLTTGVFAKKDAHLKVIKALADENIESRPLWKPMHLQPVFKGALSFIDGYSEDLFSRGICLPSGSDMSEQTQERVIKIVKENA; encoded by the coding sequence ATGGATAGGGTTTTTTTATCTCCACCAAATATGAGCGGAAAAGAGCAGGAATATATAAAAAAAGTTTTTGAAAGCAACTATATAGCGCCACTTGGCGAGTATGTTAATAAATTTGAAGAAAGTATAAAAAGCTACACCGGAGCAAAAGATGCTCTTGCACTAAGCGCTGGAACGGCGGCGCTTCACCTAGCACTTCGCGTCCTTGGCGTAAAAGAGGGTGATTTTGTACTAGCTTCTAGCTTTACCTTCATGGCTTCAGTCTCGCCTATACTTTATGAAAAAGCAACTCCAGTATTCATAGACTGCGATGAGAGCTGGAATTTAAGCCCAGAACTACTTAAAAAAGCAATATCAAATTTACCTAAAAAGCCAAAGGTATTAGTCGTTACTCATCTTTACGGACAAGCTTCAAAGATGAAAGAAATTTGCGAAATTTGCCAAAACGAGGGCATCGCTTTGGTTGAAGATGCAGCTGAAGCACTTGGCGGATTTTACGGCGGCAAGGCGCTTGGCACATTTGGCGTGATGGGTGCATATAGCTTTAATGGTAACAAGATCATCACCACTTCAGGTGGCGGTATGCTAGTTGGTGACAAGGAATTTGTGGAAAAAGCTAGGTTTTACAGCACTCAAGCAAGAGAGCCTTTGCTTCACTACGAGCACAAAGACTATGGCTATAACTACCGTTTAAGTAACGTGTTAGGCGCTATTGGCGTGGCTCAGATGGAAGTTTTGGAAAAAAGAGTCGAGCAAAAGAGAAGAGTTTTTGAAATTTATGAAAAAGAGCTTGGCGACGTTTTAGAATTTATGCCAGAACTGCCAAATTCTAGTGGTAACAGATGGCTGACAACTGGTGTTTTTGCTAAAAAAGATGCACATTTAAAAGTGATCAAGGCGCTAGCTGATGAGAATATCGAGAGTCGTCCACTTTGGAAGCCTATGCATTTACAGCCTGTATTTAAAGGTGCGTTAAGCTTTATCGATGGATATAGCGAAGATCTATTTTCAAGAGGAATTTGCTTGCCAAGTGGCAGCGATATGAGCGAACAGACACAAGAAAGAGTGATAAAAATAGTCAAGGAAAATGCGTAA
- the pglF gene encoding UDP-N-acetylglucosamine 4,6-dehydratase (configuration-retaining) — MFHATKLKRLVFFLLGDVFIFVFSIYAAYLLRFNADIPDIYVQGLFVTAGFLIVFKLFFMWMFKIYKVPWRFFGLNEARKIFLAHVCSAVLFTIIFFIIQDFLNPYPRSVIFIDLLISCLLVGLLRISKRMVLDFSNKPHKGEPCIVIGATSKALHVLRGLKQGYLDYYAVGVVDGRSDLVGTYCDGFLVQDKKEIPSLIKDYDAKTAIIALALDQDELQALVDELSGYGIRDMKLFSLIENEPIKDISIEDLLARKPKDLNPEAISNFLKDKRVLVTGAGGSIGSEICKQCLKYGVSELIMVEHSEFNLYKIGEDTKDKRTISKLVNITNLKDFEEVFADFKPEIVIHAAAYKHVPLCELNPRSAVENNILGTKNAVDLSKKYGVKKFVMISSDKAVRPTNIMGTTKRVCELYALNSNEAGVCEIVCVRFGNVLGSSGSVIPKFKAQIAANKPLSVTHPEITRYFMLTSEACQLVLQAASIAKGGELFVLDMGEPVKIVDLAKKMLLLSNKEHLGIEFVGLRPGEKLYEELLINKDDVQTKYESIFVTHSEPYDLVLLNSQISELLQLEDNEIAPALKVIVPEFNHALNLKG, encoded by the coding sequence ATGTTTCATGCAACAAAGTTAAAAAGGCTTGTATTTTTCCTTCTTGGCGATGTTTTTATATTTGTTTTTTCGATATATGCGGCTTATCTTTTAAGGTTTAACGCCGACATCCCAGATATCTACGTGCAAGGGCTTTTTGTAACGGCTGGATTTTTGATCGTTTTTAAGCTCTTTTTTATGTGGATGTTTAAAATTTACAAGGTACCGTGGAGATTTTTTGGATTAAACGAAGCAAGAAAAATTTTCTTAGCTCACGTTTGCTCAGCGGTTTTATTTACGATCATTTTTTTTATCATTCAAGATTTTTTAAATCCATATCCAAGAAGCGTTATTTTCATTGATCTTCTTATTTCATGCTTACTTGTTGGGCTTTTAAGAATTTCAAAACGCATGGTGCTTGACTTTTCAAACAAACCTCACAAAGGTGAGCCTTGTATCGTTATAGGCGCAACGTCAAAAGCGCTTCACGTCTTACGTGGCTTAAAGCAGGGCTATCTTGACTACTACGCAGTTGGCGTGGTAGATGGCAGAAGTGATCTTGTTGGTACTTATTGTGATGGATTTTTAGTTCAAGATAAAAAAGAGATACCAAGCCTTATAAAAGATTATGATGCAAAGACCGCTATCATCGCGCTTGCATTAGATCAAGACGAGCTTCAAGCTCTAGTTGATGAGCTAAGTGGATATGGTATAAGAGATATGAAGCTCTTCTCTCTTATCGAAAATGAGCCGATCAAGGATATCTCGATCGAAGACTTGCTGGCTAGAAAGCCAAAAGACTTAAATCCAGAGGCTATTTCAAATTTTTTAAAAGATAAAAGAGTGCTTGTCACTGGAGCTGGCGGTAGTATAGGAAGCGAAATTTGTAAGCAGTGCTTGAAATATGGTGTAAGTGAGCTTATAATGGTTGAGCACAGCGAGTTTAATCTTTATAAAATAGGCGAAGACACAAAAGACAAAAGAACTATTAGCAAGCTTGTAAATATCACAAATTTAAAGGACTTTGAAGAAGTCTTTGCTGACTTTAAACCTGAGATCGTTATCCACGCGGCTGCTTATAAACACGTGCCGCTTTGCGAGCTAAACCCTCGCTCAGCAGTTGAAAACAACATCCTTGGTACAAAAAATGCAGTCGATCTTTCTAAAAAATACGGCGTTAAGAAATTTGTCATGATCTCTTCAGACAAGGCTGTACGTCCAACAAACATAATGGGTACAACTAAGCGTGTTTGCGAGCTTTACGCACTAAACTCAAACGAAGCAGGTGTATGCGAGATAGTTTGCGTTCGCTTTGGTAACGTCCTTGGCTCAAGCGGCTCTGTCATACCTAAATTTAAAGCGCAGATCGCTGCAAATAAGCCACTAAGCGTCACTCACCCAGAGATCACAAGATATTTTATGCTTACATCAGAAGCGTGTCAGCTAGTCCTTCAAGCAGCCTCTATCGCAAAAGGTGGCGAGCTTTTCGTGCTTGATATGGGCGAGCCTGTTAAGATCGTTGATCTTGCTAAAAAGATGCTTCTTCTTTCAAACAAAGAGCATTTGGGTATAGAATTTGTGGGTCTTAGACCAGGTGAAAAGCTTTATGAAGAGCTACTTATCAACAAAGATGATGTGCAAACAAAATATGAGTCGATCTTTGTAACGCATTCAGAGCCTTATGATTTAGTGCTTTTAAACTCGCAGATAAGTGAGCTTTTGCAGCTTGAAGATAACGAGATCGCACCTGCACTTAAGGTTATCGTGCCTGAGTTTAATCATGCGCTAAATTTAAAAGGCTAG